Genomic DNA from Pseudomonadota bacterium:
CACGGAAGAATAACTCGTCTGTATCGCCGAGGGCCGGGCGCCGTTGGCAAGGCGCAACGACGAGGAATACTGGGGATATTTCGAGGAGGCGCAACATAGCCAGCGGTGGTCGGAACCGGTGAGATGGATGAGTTATTCTTCCGTGGGCCCTAAGCACCAGATGATGGTGGGATGACATCAAGATTGCACAGTGCAAACGTATCCCGTGCCGCTGCGCGCTCACGGCCAGTCAATACCGGTAGAGCTCGGTCAGCTCGGGGTCTGGACGAAACAGGTGGGTGCGGCGCAGCGTGCGGCGCGTGACCATCACCGTCATTCCAGGGACGATGTAGCGTGGTTGCGTCATGCTTCGCACACCGCACCAAGCGTGCCGGACACCACCGCAGCTCATTTCGCACACTTACGCTACCGGTGGTGGCGAAAGTGCCGGCGCACGCCGGCGGACGCCAACCTGGGTCGGGCCGGCGGCGTGGCATGCTCCTCTACGTGAAGTTTACCGTGGATTTGGAGGGCCACCTGGTGATTTCGCTCAAGGAGAGAGAAGTAGCGATGTCCAGTAACAAGACTCGAAAGACCCAGCCATGCCCGTCGTGCGGTGGAACGATGAAGCTCAAGACAAAGGCTGACCGACTGCAATGCAAGGGGCACTCGCGGAGCATTCGAACACGTGGTTGGTGGTGTGACTCATGCGACGAAGGAATCCTCGATAGCCAGGCCCTGAAGGCGAACGAGCGTCAGTTCATGGAGTTGAGGGCCGAGGTGGAGGGCCTGCTTCGGCCGCAAGAGATCGCGGCCATACGCGAAGAGCTCCAGCTCTCTCAGCGGCAGGTCGGTGAGATTCTTGGAGGCGGCCCCCCGGGCGTTCCAGAAGTATGAGTCGGGTCAGGTGTTGGTTAGTGCTGCGATGAGCAATTTGCTGCGGCTGCTTGCCAAAGATCCCAGACGGCTCAAGGAGCTGGATCTAGCGTCGTGAAGCGCACTGCAACCACAGTTGGTTAGGATGACTTACTTCGAGCGCAATCGGCCGGTGTGCCTGCGCGCCCGATCCGCCGTCGAGCGGGGCATACCGAGCTCCGACGGTGACAGTAACACGC
This window encodes:
- a CDS encoding type II toxin-antitoxin system MqsA family antitoxin, coding for MSSNKTRKTQPCPSCGGTMKLKTKADRLQCKGHSRSIRTRGWWCDSCDEGILDSQALKANERQFMELRAEVEGLLRPQEIAAIREELQLSQRQVGEILGGGPPGVPEV